The following are encoded in a window of Candidatus Dojkabacteria bacterium genomic DNA:
- a CDS encoding adenylyltransferase/cytidyltransferase family protein produces MNDVVASIKKAKAAGKKVGFISGIFDVLHIGHVRLFAFAKKHCDFLVVCIDNDVSVSECKGPSRPIFKEGLRKEVLSALRDIDLVFVNPVTISKDPKVGNKQHLDLLRKLMPDVLITSKKSDRFWEFKRQRAKDVGIEFVYK; encoded by the coding sequence ATGAATGATGTAGTTGCTTCTATTAAAAAGGCAAAAGCCGCCGGCAAAAAGGTTGGCTTTATTTCCGGTATTTTTGATGTTTTGCACATTGGGCACGTTAGGCTTTTTGCGTTTGCTAAAAAGCATTGCGACTTTTTAGTCGTATGTATTGATAACGATGTTTCGGTTAGCGAGTGTAAGGGCCCAAGTAGGCCTATATTTAAAGAAGGTTTAAGAAAAGAGGTTTTAAGTGCTTTACGGGATATTGATTTGGTGTTTGTTAATCCTGTTACTATTTCGAAAGATCCCAAGGTGGGGAATAAGCAGCATTTGGATCTTTTAAGGAAACTAATGCCGGACGTGCTTATTACGTCAAAGAAGTCTGATAGGTTTTGGGAATTTAAGAGGCAAAGGGCGAAAGATGTGGGAATTGAATTTGTATATAAATAA